The nucleotide window TGGCAAAAGGCCCTGGCTCCATATTAAGGGTGGGCTCCGTGTCCATGGCTGCATGGGCTCTGGCTCCGGATCTGCAACTCAACCTAGCAAAGACAGCTTCTCATCTTCCCAGCCACTTTATCAGGACAGCACAATCTCACCATGCAGTGAGGCTCAGCAACAATAATCCCTTCTTGTTCAGCCAGAAACTAGTCATTTTTAATGACCAGCGGACCTTTAAAGACCACATTGCTACAACAGCACGATCATGTTTGTACTGTACATCATAGGGGTGTTCCCGACTGAgaatttacacattcgaataaGAATTGTCGAAActttctatggtcgactgatagtcgaatcatctgtgtgtttgAATGAGTTAGGAGGGGCACAACACTAGTCACAACAGGTTAATTTGACGGTtgttttcctttacacactgcacacagcaaccacttttaataaagcgaacAAAAcggcctgccaactgacagacgaactgaaaAGGGCTtgtttatttaggtttaaataaaaggtaatgtggtggatacaCATTCGTAAAacattttctcataacatttttAAGCCGcaatcgaaatacagaacaccACACAaataagaacattttaataaataaacctaaaaaaaatccCTGCCTAGAGAGAAAAATAACAGTGCGTTTACATTTAcagttcttaagccgattatgtcgtctggtcgcacaccggacgcgaagctcagcgccgcgtctcaggtAGGCTATCTCACAAAGGACACTCAAATTATATACACGCGAGTCAATTTttaatcgacttctgacagaagagctgcaactactagccctaaacaatagcaataatagcaataaacaataatattttaaaaggaAAAGCAACATAACATTCCAAAAGACAAGATGAAAAACCAGACTGAACCAACTTACATCTAATTCATCAAATCTTCCACCACtaatttgtaccttttttaaaataatttatgaattCACCATTTATAATCATTAATATATAGTTTTTCCATAGCCCtattgaaaagaaaaaaacaacttgTATTTCAACTGTGTAAACATGGAGCTCCAGAGCAGAGGGGTTGCATTTTTTTGCAGACTATTAGTTTTAGATTCATGTGTTAAAACCAATGTcactttcaaaaataaatatttgagatAGTTTCACACAAAAGAAAAGTTCAATATATAGAATTTTTGTAAACTGCtcaagggtctgaatacttgaATACTTaattaaaagtataaaatatttataataaaatctaaTAATCTGTAAATACTAGGCGTAGATGTGCATTTGGGAACATAAATCAAATCCTCATTCAATGCCTTTGGCCTTTAACTCATCTTTCACTCTTTTTAGGTAGTCCGGATCTGGATATCCATATCTGTggacagaaaaaaagaagaaaaaaaagaaataaaagttaaaaaatacTGCTGTTATACATACAATTCAAGTAAATTTGAGATGTTTGATTAATTGTTTTGCTGCACATGAGTGACAATTGAAAGCAGAGTTTACATGAGTTGGTACCTTTGGGGCCCGCCGTAATTACTGGTCTTATGATGGATATCATTCCAGGTGACCACATTATCTGCACCTGTAGTTGTAGATATCCCGACAGTAAAGATCAGTTTCTGATCAAACGCTCTCTGCAGTAGTGCGAGCACTTCATTTCCCTCACGATTGTCAGGCAAGTACGCTCGACGATTTGCTCCATGATAAGGCTTTCCTGGGTTTGGATGCTTCTCCTAAAATTGATGTTTGATGTATTACTACACCATAACATTAAACAAAACTACGTACATACAGAAAAGGATCTACAAGGAGGTCACATATAAAATTGTGAGAAAAGTGAAGTGTAGATGGTATTTGTACTTtatattgtgtgtttgtgttttcaaAGTGCTTCCTCTACATCAGGAGTGTCCATTTGCGCTCCTGGAGggtcactgtcctgcagagtttagctcaaacTCCGAACAAAgtcacctgaaccagctaagcaacatcttattaggcataatagATACTTGTAGGCTGGTGAgttgaggcaagctggagctaaactctgcaggacaactgtggccctccaggagcaggttTGGACATCTCAGGCCTAGAGGAATGATTTACTGGGAATGCAGTCTGAAGACCTTCTGCAAGGCGCTTTTCATATTTTGtgcattgtgatttttttattaatcacaGGTCAATCACAATTCAGTTTGACATTTTCTTACCGTTTGAATACCACCGGGTATGCTGTAGTTGATTTCAATAGTGCCACAACCAGGATATCCAGAGAGACTCGATCTGCTCTTATTTACAGTCATTGTTCCAGCCGGTTGGTTTCCCTCTAATATCCCATACACTTCCTTACACACAGGACAGATGGATCCCAGACTCTTCTCAGAACCGCTTATACAATCCCGACAGAATTCATGTCCACATTTCAGTTTTTTCCTGTCAGTGAAGCTGTCCATACAGATAACACACGTCTCCTCTTCTGCAGGAGCGTCTTTACTCTCATGTCTAGAACTGTCTTTTGATTCTTCACTGAATCCAGTGTCTGCTTCACTTCGTCTTCTGAGATTCACTCCCTCATCCCGTACGGATCCTCCCACTGCTCCGGATCCATAATCAGGCGTCTGATTCAGTTTGATTCCTCTTGCGTGAGGAATGTCTCCTGAGTAACCAATCCATTTCTTCTTCTCGTCATCAAACACACTCCTCTTAATTATTTTCTCAATGTCAGCAATGGCAGGACCGAGGTGCTCTGGCAGTCCAACGAGCCTCCAGCGACTAAAAACATCTTCTGCAAAAACAGGATGATGCTGCTGCTGAAGCTTTTTTACTGTTGATGCCACAAGAGTTGCGTCTGAAGGGTATTTGAGTTCACAGGTGACAGCGGCTGAGGCAAGTTTCTGGTAGAGGTGTGTTAAAGCTCTGGTGGCATGACTTTCGAGATTAACACGATCTCCTTTGGATCGAGCTTGAACTTTAATGGTTCTATTGTTCTGCAGTTTGTCTTCATGAAATGACACTCCATAGTTTGTTTCAAGCTGTGATAATTGCTCCTTATAGGAAAGTTTCATCAGATCCCAATGGACCTTGTCCATCTCAACTTGAGTTGGAAGGTCCTTTGTGTCCATGTTCAATGAAGACATGCTTTATGGAGGGACGTTGTCGTCTTTATTCATTTAACTTGATTTTTCATTGAATTGGCTTTCCATTCTTGTGTCTTCTACCTCTCTTTTAAccatttgtaaatgtatttagtCCAAAGAACAGGCAGTTACTGGCAGAAATCATCCTCTTTGCCTTCTCTGACTGAATGTGAAGAATGGCCTCCTtcacaatatctgaatgatgatcaagcaaatatatatataataaacaatagcataaaaacaacaaattatttccatgttgtttttttgccacataatttaattttattatgtaCTGAAAGCACATACTCTTTTCCCCACTCTCCTTCCCACTCAAATGAACACACATTAAGTACGGACACACACTTGTGTTGTCAGCGCTGCACTGATGATTTTATCCGTAAAATACTTTAACAACTTAAAAGCTGCATGACATTTCTCACTAACGAGATAATAATGGTGCTGTTGTTGAAGCAGATAAACTTACAGTCTGCGATTAAAACAATTCCCCTAGGctacaacaactgagagcatgAAATGCTTTGGATGCAGGAAAGTCAGGCACTTGGTACACACTTGGTCAGAGTGTGGAAAAAGAAGTTGGGGAGGTTTCCGATTTGAGTGTGGACAAAGAATAACATCttgggttacgtatgtaacctttgttccctgagaacagggaacgagacacaGCATCAAGAACGCATAAGGGGAACGCCTCCAGTGTGACAGGTGCCTGAACTACTATCAAATCACTGCAAttctattgaccggcgacagcctatgatgtcatcaatgtGTGACCAGGttgtatataagggcgccttgcaaacatggcACCATctttcgtctgaagggactgttcggCAGGCAGGCTCAGAGGGAggccgaatgccaccagggaggcctgacCTGGTGTAGATTTTGTGGGACACTTcggcttggccaaccctgtctgctTGGAAGCAGAGCCTCTGGACATTCGCCTGCTGATGAGGCATCCAGACTAAGGGACTGCGAAACGGCAGTGTCCTCCTTAAACCGGATCTCGGAGACGGGTATCGTGGAGAGCAGTAATCAGCATAAGGCTTTCTAACCCTTGCCAGTGAGGGGAATTTGTCTGTTCGATATCCaggatctactgagcacatATATTACAGGGATGCTCAGGAGGCCCTATAGGCCTACAGACTGATCTAATTGGAAGGCTTCACAAGGGGCCTTCTACCATCTGATCAGACCCAGACGGCTTCAAGCTCATAGAAGACCCACAATGAGGGGTGCCCGGAACCTGCCTGGCAGGTAAACCAAGCTGTAGGCTGAACAAGCAGATCCCCTTCCCTAGGGATCGCTTGGCAGGAGCGGTGTCTCATCGCGCTAGGGTATGTGACCGACCTCAGGTGTTACCAGCTAAGCCAGAAGACAGCAAGTACCCATAGCTGTCAGCAAAAGGCCAGGCCTGCTACCCCATGGCAGGTGCTCAGGGAGACCTGAaggaggcctaccacctgacccgCCAATTCTATAGGGAGGCCTGGAGTGGCCTGCTACCTATAAGCAGCCAGTGCTAAATGCTGCTAACCAGTAACCAGGAGCCCGCCTCAGGGAGGCCTGCCTTTGTTTCCAGGCCTCGAACTGATAGCAGGCCTGCAGGGGCGGCTTCTCGCTGACAGGTTTCCAAAACTGGCCACTTACGACCCTGGGCTGACAGTAGCTCCTCTGCTGGCTGACGAATAAACACTGGATATCCAGTTATTACCTGGGGACTGAGGCCTGTAAGGGACCTACTAGTTGACGAG belongs to Pseudorasbora parva isolate DD20220531a chromosome 22, ASM2467924v1, whole genome shotgun sequence and includes:
- the dtx3lb.2 gene encoding E3 ubiquitin-protein ligase DTX3L, giving the protein MSSLNMDTKDLPTQVEMDKVHWDLMKLSYKEQLSQLETNYGVSFHEDKLQNNRTIKVQARSKGDRVNLESHATRALTHLYQKLASAAVTCELKYPSDATLVASTVKKLQQQHHPVFAEDVFSRWRLVGLPEHLGPAIADIEKIIKRSVFDDEKKKWIGYSGDIPHARGIKLNQTPDYGSGAVGGSVRDEGVNLRRRSEADTGFSEESKDSSRHESKDAPAEEETCVICMDSFTDRKKLKCGHEFCRDCISGSEKSLGSICPVCKEVYGILEGNQPAGTMTVNKSRSSLSGYPGCGTIEINYSIPGGIQTEKHPNPGKPYHGANRRAYLPDNREGNEVLALLQRAFDQKLIFTVGISTTTGADNVVTWNDIHHKTSNYGGPQRYGYPDPDYLKRVKDELKAKGIE